From the Marivivens sp. LCG002 genome, the window TTCACGACGTTCGCCGCCGACAAACTTTGCAGGCTCGATGAGCGAGAGACCGCCCCCACCTTTCATATCCCCGAACAAAGCCTCGGCCTGTTTGACGATTGCCTCGTGATCGACGGCGCCCGCCGCAACAAGGATCATCTGCTCAGGGCGATAATGCTCGCTCACAAAACCCGACAGATCGGACCGACCAAAGGCTTTGACCCGCTCGGCAGGTCCGAGGATGGTGCGGCCAAGCGCCTGATCGGGATAGGACACCTCTTGGAGCCAGTCGAAAATCACATCGTCGGGCGTATCGAGCGCTTGCCCGATTTCCTGAAGGATGACACCGCGCTCGACCTCGATTTCATTCGGATCGAAAATCGGGTTGCGCAGGATATCGGCAACAAGTTCGATGCCCAAAGGCGTGTCCTGTTCAAGAACGCGGGCGTAATAGGCCGTCATTTCGCGGCTGGTATAGGCGTTGATATAGCCGCCCACATCCTCGATCTGTTCGGCGATTTGTAGGGCCGTGCGCGTTTTCGTGCCTTTGAACGCCATATGCTCAAGGAAATGCGCAATACCGTTCTGCTCGATGCGCTCATGGCGCGCACCTGCAAGAACCCAGACACCGACCGAAACCGTCTGCAGCGACGGCATATGCTCGGTAATGACGCGGAACCCGTTGGAAAGGGTGTGAAGTTGGATCGTCAACGCGAACGGCGCTCCCGAATAAGGCTCTGAAGAGCCGAAAGATCATTTGCAACGCGGGTCACGCGCTCTTCTCGCTCGAAAAGATCGGACATGCGCGGAGGAAGGGTCGGATAGATACCCGTTGCAGCCTCGACCGCTGCGGGGAATTTTGCAGGGTGCGCGGTCGCAAGGGTGATCATCGGAATATCGGAAAGATGCTCTTCTGCGACCTTCACCCCGACAGCCGAATGCGGGCACAGGATTTCCCCCGTCAGAGTGCGCTGCGCGGTGATGGTGGCCGACGTTTCCTCTTCCGAGGCACGGCCCGAGTCAAAGGTTGCCTTGAGGAAATC encodes:
- a CDS encoding pitrilysin family protein → MTIQLHTLSNGFRVITEHMPSLQTVSVGVWVLAGARHERIEQNGIAHFLEHMAFKGTKTRTALQIAEQIEDVGGYINAYTSREMTAYYARVLEQDTPLGIELVADILRNPIFDPNEIEVERGVILQEIGQALDTPDDVIFDWLQEVSYPDQALGRTILGPAERVKAFGRSDLSGFVSEHYRPEQMILVAAGAVDHEAIVKQAEALFGDMKGGGGLSLIEPAKFVGGERRETKALEQVHFTLGLEGPDYRDDDIFTAQVYAIALGGGMSSRLFQEVREKRGLCYTIFAQTGAHEDTGMMTIYAGTSAEQINELSAITIDEMKRAAEDMTEAEVARARAQMKAGLLMGLESPSNRAERLVRSLSIWERVPDLNETIAKIDAVDVAGVKAFGEKMVADTGVAMALYGPKSDAPALDELKGRLAG